One genomic segment of Mycolicibacterium psychrotolerans includes these proteins:
- a CDS encoding class I SAM-dependent methyltransferase: MVGVVSEKPLPVNHHADHPGFSGLTGSLCAWLFLLMGRDTARLAADLSGVDTSDVVVDIGSGAGNAARAAARRGARVTGVDPSPTMLRVARRATRGLPVLTWAQGSAESLPVPDGSATVVWALATVHHWRDVDAALPEILRVLALGGRLLALERRVEPGATGFASHGWTAQQAESFAALCRSAGMVDVRVTEHRAGRRDLWAVSGYRGPASVR, from the coding sequence ATGGTCGGTGTGGTGAGTGAGAAACCGCTTCCGGTCAACCATCACGCCGACCATCCCGGCTTCTCGGGCCTGACGGGCAGCCTCTGCGCGTGGCTGTTCCTGCTCATGGGCCGGGACACCGCGCGGCTGGCAGCGGATCTGTCGGGCGTCGACACGTCAGACGTCGTCGTCGACATCGGCTCCGGCGCGGGCAACGCCGCCCGCGCTGCGGCCCGCCGCGGTGCCCGTGTCACCGGTGTCGACCCGTCGCCGACCATGCTGCGGGTCGCCCGTCGAGCCACACGCGGCTTGCCTGTCCTCACGTGGGCGCAGGGCAGCGCCGAGTCGCTGCCGGTCCCCGACGGATCCGCGACCGTCGTGTGGGCGCTCGCGACGGTGCACCACTGGCGCGACGTCGACGCGGCGTTGCCCGAGATCCTCCGCGTGCTGGCCCTGGGCGGACGGCTGCTCGCCCTCGAACGTCGGGTCGAGCCGGGCGCCACCGGGTTCGCCAGTCACGGCTGGACGGCGCAGCAGGCGGAATCGTTTGCCGCGCTGTGCCGTTCGGCGGGCATGGTCGATGTGCGCGTCACCGAACATCGAGCCGGGCGTCGCGACCTGTGGGCGGTCAGCGGATACCGGGGACCAGCCAGCGTCCGCTGA
- the infB gene encoding translation initiation factor IF-2: MAGKARVHELAKELGVTSKQVLARLSEQGEFVKSASSTVEAPVARRLRESFGGSKPAAEPVSSGGNGSSAKPAAPRPGPKPSAPVAQQPAPAPAPPAAPPAPPAPAAPPAAAAPPAAEATPAAPAAPAAPTRPGPTPGPRPGPGAPRPGAPKPAARTPRVGNNPFSSQQPVDRPMPRPQGPGGPRPGPGAGGPRPGGGPRPGASPGNMPPRPQGARPGGGPRPGGGPRPGGGPRPAPGGAGRPGGAGGGGGNYRGGGAGGGAAAGGFRGRPGGGGGGRPGQRGGAAGAFGRPGGAPKRGRKSKRAKRAEYENMQAPVVGGVRLPHGNGETIRLARGASLSDFADKINANPASLVQALFNLGEMVTATQSVGDETLELLGSEMNYVVQVVSPEDEDRELLQSFDLSYGEDEGGEDDLEFRPPVVTVMGHVDHGKTRLLDTIRNATVREGEAGGITQHIGAYQVTVDLDGNERPITFIDTPGHEAFTAMRARGAKATDIAILVVAADDGVMPQTVEAVNHAQAADVPIVVAVNKIDKEGADPAKIRGQLTEYGLVPEEYGGDTMFVDISAKAGTNIEALLEAVILTADASLDLRANPDMEAQGVAIEAHLDRGRGPVATVLIQRGTLRVGDSVVAGDAYGRVRRMVDEHGEDVTEALPSRPVQVIGFTSVPGAGDNFLVVDEDRIARQIADRRSARKRNAMAARSRKRISLEDLDSALKETSQLNLILKGDNAGTVEALEEALLGIQVDDEVELRVIDRGVGGVTETNVNLASASDAIIIGFNVRAEGKATELANREGVEIRYYSVIYQAIDEIESALKGMLKPIYEEKELGRAEIRAIFRSSKVGNIAGCLVQSGIMRRNAKARLLRDNVVVAENLTISSLKREKDDATEVREGYECGLTLTYSDIKEGDVIETYELVEKERT; encoded by the coding sequence GTGGCAGGTAAGGCCCGCGTGCACGAGTTGGCAAAGGAACTCGGTGTCACAAGCAAGCAAGTACTGGCCCGGCTGAGCGAACAAGGTGAGTTCGTCAAGTCGGCGTCTTCGACGGTGGAGGCGCCCGTCGCCCGCCGTCTTCGGGAATCGTTCGGCGGCTCCAAGCCCGCAGCCGAGCCCGTCAGCAGCGGCGGCAACGGATCATCCGCCAAGCCGGCTGCGCCGCGCCCCGGCCCCAAGCCGTCCGCGCCCGTAGCGCAACAGCCCGCGCCCGCCCCGGCGCCGCCCGCTGCGCCTCCGGCACCGCCGGCACCGGCAGCGCCGCCCGCAGCGGCCGCCCCGCCGGCAGCGGAGGCCACCCCGGCGGCTCCGGCCGCTCCGGCGGCCCCGACCCGTCCGGGTCCGACACCCGGTCCCCGTCCCGGCCCGGGCGCGCCGCGTCCCGGCGCCCCCAAGCCCGCAGCGCGCACGCCGCGCGTCGGCAACAACCCGTTCTCGTCGCAGCAGCCGGTCGACCGGCCCATGCCCCGACCCCAGGGTCCGGGTGGTCCCAGGCCCGGCCCCGGCGCCGGTGGACCTCGTCCGGGCGGCGGCCCGCGTCCTGGTGCCTCGCCGGGCAACATGCCTCCTCGCCCGCAGGGCGCCCGTCCCGGCGGCGGTCCCCGTCCCGGTGGTGGTCCGCGTCCCGGTGGCGGTCCCCGTCCGGCTCCAGGCGGCGCAGGCCGTCCGGGCGGCGCCGGTGGTGGCGGCGGTAACTACCGCGGTGGCGGTGCCGGCGGCGGCGCGGCTGCCGGCGGCTTCCGTGGCCGTCCCGGCGGCGGCGGCGGTGGACGCCCCGGGCAGCGCGGCGGCGCGGCCGGTGCGTTCGGTCGTCCCGGCGGTGCCCCGAAGCGCGGCCGCAAGTCGAAGCGCGCGAAGAGGGCCGAATACGAGAACATGCAGGCCCCGGTCGTCGGTGGCGTGCGGTTGCCGCACGGCAACGGCGAGACGATCCGGCTGGCCCGCGGCGCGTCGCTGTCCGACTTCGCCGACAAGATCAACGCCAACCCGGCCTCGCTGGTGCAGGCGCTGTTCAACCTCGGCGAGATGGTGACGGCCACCCAGTCCGTCGGTGACGAGACCCTCGAGCTGCTCGGCAGCGAGATGAACTACGTCGTCCAGGTCGTGTCCCCGGAGGACGAGGACCGCGAGCTGCTGCAGTCCTTCGACCTGTCCTACGGCGAGGACGAGGGCGGCGAGGACGACCTCGAGTTCCGGCCGCCGGTCGTCACCGTCATGGGTCACGTCGACCACGGCAAGACGCGACTGCTGGACACGATCCGTAACGCCACCGTCCGCGAGGGCGAGGCCGGCGGCATCACCCAGCACATCGGCGCCTACCAGGTGACGGTCGACCTCGACGGCAACGAGCGGCCCATCACCTTCATCGACACCCCGGGTCACGAGGCGTTCACCGCCATGCGTGCCCGCGGCGCGAAGGCCACCGACATCGCGATCCTGGTGGTGGCCGCCGACGACGGCGTCATGCCGCAGACGGTCGAGGCCGTCAACCACGCGCAGGCAGCCGATGTGCCGATCGTGGTGGCGGTCAACAAGATCGACAAGGAGGGCGCCGACCCGGCCAAGATCCGCGGTCAGCTCACCGAGTACGGCCTGGTGCCCGAGGAGTACGGCGGCGACACGATGTTCGTCGACATCTCCGCCAAGGCGGGCACCAACATCGAGGCGCTGCTCGAAGCGGTCATCCTGACCGCCGACGCATCGCTGGACCTGCGGGCCAACCCCGACATGGAGGCCCAGGGTGTGGCGATCGAGGCGCACCTGGACCGCGGCCGCGGCCCCGTCGCGACCGTGCTGATCCAGCGAGGCACGCTGCGGGTCGGCGACTCGGTGGTGGCCGGCGACGCCTACGGTCGCGTGCGCCGCATGGTCGACGAGCACGGCGAGGACGTGACCGAGGCACTGCCGTCGCGTCCGGTCCAGGTGATCGGTTTCACGTCGGTCCCCGGTGCCGGTGACAACTTCCTCGTCGTCGACGAGGACCGCATCGCCCGCCAGATCGCCGACCGCCGCAGCGCGCGCAAGCGCAACGCGATGGCCGCGCGCAGCCGGAAGCGGATCAGCCTGGAGGACCTGGATTCGGCGCTGAAGGAAACCAGCCAGCTGAACCTGATCCTCAAGGGCGACAACGCCGGTACGGTCGAGGCGCTCGAGGAGGCCCTGCTGGGCATCCAGGTCGACGACGAGGTCGAACTGCGTGTCATCGACCGCGGCGTCGGTGGCGTCACTGAGACCAACGTCAACCTGGCGTCGGCCTCGGATGCGATCATCATCGGCTTCAACGTCCGTGCTGAGGGCAAGGCCACCGAGCTGGCCAACCGCGAAGGTGTGGAGATCCGCTACTACTCGGTGATCTACCAGGCCATCGACGAGATCGAGAGCGCGCTCAAGGGCATGCTCAAGCCGATCTACGAGGAGAAGGAACTCGGCCGCGCCGAGATCCGGGCGATCTTCCGGTCGAGCAAGGTCGGCAACATCGCCGGTTGCCTCGTGCAGTCGGGCATCATGCGGCGCAACGCCAAGGCCCGCCTGCTTCGCGACAACGTGGTGGTCGCCGAGAACCTCACGATCTCTTCGCTCAAGCGGGAGAAGGACGATGCCACCGAGGTCCGCGAGGGCTACGAGTGTGGTCTGACGCTGACGTACTCCGACATCAAAGAAGGCGACGTCATCGAGACCTACGAATTGGTCGAAAAAGAGAGGACCTGA
- a CDS encoding ferritin-like domain-containing protein — protein sequence MTSPAPDPTTRPADPAAGALFDAVAGEHATIYGYGLVSAHSTPEDNDLVADTMAEHRSRREAAIALLEDEGEAVPLPAAGYAMPMEVDTPTQAAKLAVRMEEDTATAWRGVVEQATDGKVRAFGVAAMLETAVTAARWRRVLGETPVTVAFPGGAE from the coding sequence ATGACCTCACCCGCACCCGACCCGACCACGCGTCCCGCCGATCCTGCCGCGGGCGCGCTGTTCGACGCCGTTGCCGGCGAGCACGCCACCATCTACGGATACGGCCTGGTGTCAGCGCATTCCACGCCTGAGGACAACGACCTGGTCGCCGACACGATGGCCGAACACCGGTCCCGGCGCGAAGCCGCGATCGCCCTGCTCGAAGACGAGGGCGAAGCGGTGCCGTTGCCCGCCGCGGGCTACGCGATGCCGATGGAGGTCGACACCCCCACCCAGGCCGCCAAGCTCGCGGTCCGGATGGAGGAGGACACCGCCACCGCCTGGCGGGGGGTCGTCGAGCAGGCGACCGACGGGAAGGTCCGCGCCTTCGGGGTGGCGGCGATGCTCGAAACCGCGGTCACCGCAGCGCGGTGGCGGCGCGTCTTGGGCGAGACGCCGGTCACGGTCGCCTTCCCCGGCGGCGCGGAGTGA
- the nusA gene encoding transcription termination factor NusA — protein MNIDMAALHAIEADKGISVDVVVDTIKSALLTAYRHTEGHEADARIDVDRKTGVVRVMARQTDADGNVLHEWDDTPEGFGRIAATTARQVILQRLRDAENEKNYGEFSAREGDIVAGVIQRDARANARGLVVVRIGSETKGSEGVIPAAEQVPGERYEHGDRLRCYVVGVSRGAREPLITLSRTHPNLVRKLFSLEVPEIADGSVEIVAVAREAGHRSKIAVVSRAPGLNAKGACIGPMGQRVRNVMSELSGEKIDIIDYDEDPAKFVANALSPAKVVSVTVIDEAARAARVIVPDFQLSLAIGKEGQNARLAARLTGWRIDIRSDTRGDDAADTERRPDPARGAVGER, from the coding sequence ATGAACATCGACATGGCTGCGCTGCATGCGATCGAGGCCGACAAGGGGATCAGCGTCGACGTGGTCGTCGACACCATCAAGTCGGCGCTGCTGACCGCCTACCGGCACACCGAAGGTCACGAGGCCGACGCCCGGATCGACGTCGACCGCAAGACCGGCGTGGTGCGGGTGATGGCCCGCCAGACCGACGCCGACGGCAACGTGTTGCACGAATGGGACGACACCCCTGAGGGTTTCGGCCGCATCGCGGCGACCACGGCGCGCCAGGTGATCCTGCAGCGGTTGCGCGATGCGGAGAACGAGAAGAACTACGGTGAGTTCTCGGCCCGCGAGGGGGACATCGTCGCCGGGGTCATCCAACGCGACGCGCGCGCGAACGCCCGCGGCCTGGTGGTGGTGCGCATAGGCAGCGAGACGAAGGGATCCGAGGGCGTGATCCCCGCCGCCGAACAGGTACCAGGGGAGCGTTACGAACACGGCGACCGGTTGCGCTGCTATGTGGTGGGAGTCTCCCGCGGGGCGCGCGAACCGCTGATCACGCTGTCGCGCACCCACCCGAACCTGGTCCGCAAGTTGTTCTCGCTGGAGGTGCCGGAGATCGCCGACGGTTCGGTCGAGATCGTGGCGGTGGCCCGGGAGGCGGGTCACCGCAGCAAGATCGCCGTGGTGTCGCGGGCGCCCGGCCTCAACGCCAAGGGCGCCTGCATCGGGCCGATGGGGCAGCGGGTGCGCAACGTCATGAGCGAGTTGTCGGGGGAGAAGATCGACATCATCGACTACGACGAGGACCCGGCGAAGTTCGTCGCCAACGCGCTGTCCCCGGCGAAGGTGGTTTCGGTGACGGTGATCGACGAGGCTGCTCGGGCGGCGCGGGTGATCGTGCCCGACTTCCAGCTCTCGCTGGCCATCGGCAAGGAAGGCCAGAACGCCCGGCTGGCCGCCCGGCTCACCGGCTGGCGTATCGACATCCGCAGCGACACCCGCGGCGACGACGCGGCCGACACCGAACGCCGCCCGGACCCGGCCCGGGGCGCCGTCGGCGAACGGTGA
- a CDS encoding DUF1802 family protein, with the protein MTTPALKEWSAAVHALLDGRQTVLLRKGGIGEKRFEVAASRFLLFPTVAHSHAERVRPEHRDLIGPAAADSTDAEIVVRAGARVVDAVEVARPDNLESIAPHHIWTDASVREDRLDFRPRHRLTVLVVSTVPLREPVGLTRTPEYRGCTSWVTLPVAPQWGAPVHDDAVLSEIAAQVRRSVG; encoded by the coding sequence CTGACCACGCCTGCGCTCAAGGAGTGGAGCGCGGCGGTGCACGCATTGCTCGACGGCAGGCAGACCGTGCTGCTGCGCAAGGGCGGCATCGGGGAGAAGCGCTTCGAGGTGGCGGCCTCACGCTTCCTGCTGTTCCCGACGGTCGCGCACAGCCACGCCGAACGGGTCCGTCCCGAGCATCGGGACCTCATCGGGCCCGCCGCCGCCGACAGCACCGATGCCGAGATCGTCGTGCGCGCCGGTGCGCGGGTGGTCGACGCCGTCGAGGTGGCCCGTCCGGATAACCTGGAATCGATTGCGCCGCATCATATTTGGACCGATGCATCGGTGCGTGAGGACCGGCTGGACTTCCGTCCGCGGCACCGGCTGACGGTGCTCGTCGTCTCGACGGTCCCGCTGCGCGAGCCGGTCGGGCTCACGCGTACGCCGGAGTACCGGGGCTGCACGAGTTGGGTGACGCTGCCGGTCGCGCCGCAGTGGGGTGCGCCCGTGCACGACGACGCGGTGCTGTCCGAGATCGCCGCACAGGTGCGCCGCTCAGTCGGCTGA
- the rbfA gene encoding 30S ribosome-binding factor RbfA: MADPARARRLAKRIGTVVASAIEFEIKDPPLAFVTVTDTKVTGDLHDATVFYTVRGETLDDEPDYAAAAAALERAKGTLRSKVGAATGVRFTPTLSFVLDKVPDTAAHMEELLARARAADEDLARVRQGAKHAGDADPYRVTGAEEDGGGPDEADAEDTGDFDTLDDRHDD; encoded by the coding sequence GTGGCCGATCCCGCGCGGGCCAGACGGCTCGCCAAGCGCATCGGCACCGTCGTCGCCTCGGCCATCGAGTTCGAGATCAAGGACCCTCCGCTGGCCTTCGTGACCGTCACGGACACGAAGGTCACGGGGGACCTGCACGACGCGACCGTGTTCTACACGGTGCGGGGCGAGACGTTGGACGACGAGCCGGACTACGCGGCCGCCGCGGCGGCGCTGGAGCGGGCCAAAGGCACGCTGCGCAGCAAGGTCGGTGCGGCCACAGGTGTGCGATTCACCCCGACGCTGTCCTTCGTGCTCGACAAGGTGCCTGACACGGCGGCGCACATGGAGGAGCTGCTGGCTCGCGCCCGGGCCGCAGATGAGGATTTGGCGAGAGTTAGGCAAGGGGCCAAGCACGCCGGCGACGCCGACCCGTACCGTGTAACGGGGGCGGAGGAAGACGGCGGGGGGCCGGACGAGGCGGACGCTGAGGACACGGGTGACTTCGACACGCTCGATGACAGACACGACGACTGA
- a CDS encoding DUF2277 domain-containing protein, which translates to MCRNITELRGLEPAATDEEIEAAARQYVRKVSGVTRPSGANVDAFDTAVAEVTATTQRLLAGLQPRRQPPKTVPPLRRPEVRARLSRT; encoded by the coding sequence ATGTGCCGAAACATCACCGAGTTGCGCGGTCTGGAGCCGGCGGCCACGGATGAGGAGATCGAGGCCGCGGCCCGCCAGTACGTGCGCAAGGTCAGCGGCGTCACCCGCCCCTCCGGGGCCAACGTCGACGCGTTCGATACCGCTGTCGCCGAGGTGACCGCCACCACCCAGCGGCTGCTCGCCGGCCTGCAGCCCCGTAGGCAGCCGCCGAAAACCGTTCCGCCGCTGCGACGCCCCGAGGTGCGGGCCCGGCTGAGCCGGACGTGA
- a CDS encoding MATE family efflux transporter, whose product MADAAGEAVAPATSRRIAALAFPALGVLAAEPLYLLFDLAVVGRLGALSLAGLAIGALVMGVLSSQLTFLSYGTTARAARFYGAGDRTAAVSEGVQATWLALGIGLTIVAAVQLTAVPLVSALAAGGDIAATALPWVRIASLAVPAILVAAAGNGWMRGVQDTMRPLRYVVVGFAVAAVLCPTLVYGWFGAPALGLAGSAVANVFGQWLAAALFFRALFVEQVPIRPRPAVLRAQLVMGRDLVVRTMAFQACFVSAGAVAARFGAAAVAAHQVVLQLWNFLALVLDSLAIAAQSLVGAALGAGQLAHAKSVAWRVTLFSTVAGAVLAATFALGSSVLPAVFTDDRGVLDEIAVPWWFLVAQLPIAGVVFALDGVLLGAGDARFMRTATLVSALVGFLPLIWLSLAFGWGLLGIWSGLSTFMVLRLVFVGWRALSGRWLVPGIR is encoded by the coding sequence TTGGCTGACGCCGCCGGGGAGGCCGTCGCGCCGGCCACCAGCCGACGGATCGCAGCCCTGGCATTTCCGGCGCTCGGAGTCCTGGCCGCCGAACCGCTCTACCTGCTGTTCGACCTTGCCGTCGTCGGCAGGCTCGGTGCGCTGAGTCTGGCCGGTCTGGCGATCGGCGCGCTCGTCATGGGCGTGCTGAGCTCCCAGTTGACGTTCCTGTCCTACGGCACCACCGCGCGCGCCGCCCGGTTCTACGGGGCCGGCGACCGCACCGCCGCGGTCTCCGAAGGTGTGCAGGCCACCTGGCTGGCCCTGGGAATCGGGTTGACGATCGTCGCGGCCGTGCAACTCACGGCGGTTCCGTTGGTGTCAGCGCTGGCGGCCGGCGGCGACATCGCTGCGACCGCGCTGCCGTGGGTCCGCATCGCGAGCCTGGCGGTGCCCGCGATCCTGGTGGCCGCCGCCGGAAACGGCTGGATGCGCGGCGTGCAGGACACGATGCGGCCTCTGCGCTATGTCGTCGTCGGCTTCGCCGTGGCCGCGGTGCTGTGTCCGACGCTGGTGTACGGCTGGTTCGGGGCGCCCGCGCTGGGGCTGGCGGGTTCTGCGGTGGCCAATGTGTTCGGTCAGTGGCTGGCGGCCGCGCTGTTCTTCCGGGCGCTGTTCGTCGAGCAGGTGCCCATTCGCCCGCGTCCCGCGGTGCTGCGCGCTCAGCTGGTGATGGGCCGGGATCTGGTGGTACGCACCATGGCGTTCCAGGCGTGTTTCGTCTCCGCCGGAGCGGTCGCCGCCCGATTCGGCGCGGCGGCGGTGGCGGCCCACCAGGTGGTGCTGCAGCTGTGGAACTTCCTTGCGCTGGTGCTGGATTCACTCGCGATTGCCGCGCAGTCCCTGGTCGGCGCGGCGCTCGGCGCGGGCCAGCTCGCCCACGCCAAATCGGTGGCGTGGCGTGTGACGCTGTTCTCCACGGTGGCTGGCGCGGTGCTGGCCGCGACGTTCGCCCTCGGCTCGTCGGTCCTGCCCGCGGTGTTCACCGACGACCGCGGCGTGCTCGACGAGATCGCCGTGCCGTGGTGGTTCCTGGTGGCGCAACTGCCGATCGCCGGGGTGGTGTTCGCGCTCGACGGGGTGTTGCTCGGCGCAGGTGACGCCCGGTTCATGCGGACCGCGACGCTGGTCAGCGCGCTGGTCGGCTTCCTGCCGCTGATCTGGCTGTCGCTGGCGTTCGGGTGGGGGCTGCTGGGCATCTGGTCGGGGCTGAGCACATTCATGGTGTTGCGTCTGGTGTTCGTCGGCTGGCGGGCGCTCAGCGGACGCTGGCTGGTCCCCGGTATCCGCTGA
- a CDS encoding enoyl-CoA hydratase has translation MTNASDVLLIDTRDRIRTLTLNRPAARNALSAELRSRFYGALREAEADDAVDVVIVTGTDPVFCAGLDLKELGDTTELPDISPKWPPMSKPVIGAVNGAAVTGGLEIALYCDILIASENARFADTHARVGLLPTWGLSVRLPQKVGVGMARRMSMTGDYLSADEALRTGLVTQVVPHDQLLETARQIATSIVGNNQEAVRALMTSYHLIDDAQNSSGLWLEAASAREWMKATSGDDIAASRSAVMERGRTQVR, from the coding sequence ATGACCAACGCCTCGGACGTTCTGCTGATCGACACCCGCGACCGCATCCGGACGCTGACGCTGAACCGGCCCGCGGCGCGCAACGCGCTCTCCGCGGAATTGCGGAGCCGGTTCTACGGTGCGCTGCGCGAGGCGGAGGCCGACGACGCCGTCGACGTCGTGATCGTCACGGGCACCGACCCGGTGTTCTGCGCCGGTCTGGACCTCAAGGAACTCGGCGACACCACCGAGCTGCCCGACATCTCGCCGAAGTGGCCGCCGATGTCCAAGCCGGTGATCGGCGCCGTCAACGGCGCGGCGGTGACGGGCGGACTGGAGATCGCGCTCTACTGCGACATCCTCATCGCCTCGGAGAACGCCCGCTTCGCCGACACCCACGCGCGGGTGGGGCTGCTCCCGACGTGGGGTCTGTCGGTGCGGCTTCCGCAGAAGGTCGGTGTCGGCATGGCGCGGCGCATGAGCATGACCGGCGACTACCTGTCCGCCGATGAGGCGCTGCGCACCGGCCTGGTCACCCAGGTGGTGCCACATGACCAACTGCTCGAGACCGCCCGCCAGATCGCCACGTCGATCGTCGGCAACAACCAGGAGGCGGTGCGCGCGCTGATGACGTCGTATCACCTGATCGACGACGCGCAGAACAGCAGCGGGCTCTGGCTGGAGGCGGCGTCGGCACGGGAGTGGATGAAGGCCACGTCGGGCGACGACATCGCGGCCAGCCGCAGTGCGGTGATGGAGCGCGGCCGCACTCAGGTGCGCTGA
- a CDS encoding DHH family phosphoesterase has product MTDTTTDALLPGERADARDAAALLSSARSVSVVCHVHPDADTIGAGLALALVLDRAGSDVEVGFAAPAELPESLRSLPGCHLLVAPELMRRDADLVVTVDVPSVNRLGSLADLVTPDRRVLVIDHHASNHLFGSANFVDASADSTTMLVAELLDAWAEPIDENVAHCLYAGLTTDTGSFRWASARALRLAARLVDLGVDNTAISRTLMDTHPFAWLPMLSRVLGTARLVADAADGQGLVYAVVPNEEWTSARPEEVESIVDIVRTTQQAEVAAVFKEIEPGQWSVSMRSKSLDIAAVAAGFGGGGHRLAAGYSVTGSADDVVTALRTVLG; this is encoded by the coding sequence ATGACAGACACGACGACTGACGCCCTGCTGCCCGGTGAGCGAGCGGATGCCCGCGACGCCGCAGCGCTGCTGTCGTCGGCCCGTTCTGTCAGCGTGGTGTGCCACGTCCATCCTGACGCCGACACCATAGGTGCCGGCCTCGCGCTCGCACTGGTGCTCGACCGCGCCGGCAGCGACGTCGAGGTCGGCTTCGCCGCGCCGGCGGAGTTGCCCGAGTCGCTGCGCTCGCTGCCGGGCTGTCACCTGCTGGTCGCGCCCGAGCTGATGCGGCGCGACGCCGACCTGGTGGTCACCGTGGACGTCCCGAGTGTCAACCGCCTCGGTTCGCTGGCCGATCTCGTGACGCCCGACCGCCGGGTGCTCGTCATCGACCATCACGCCTCCAACCATCTGTTCGGCAGCGCCAACTTCGTCGACGCGTCGGCCGACTCGACGACGATGCTGGTTGCCGAGTTGCTCGACGCATGGGCCGAGCCGATCGACGAGAACGTTGCGCACTGCCTGTACGCGGGGCTGACCACCGACACCGGTTCCTTCCGCTGGGCCAGTGCCCGCGCGCTGCGGCTGGCCGCGCGGCTGGTCGACCTCGGTGTCGACAACACGGCCATCAGCCGGACGCTGATGGACACCCACCCGTTCGCGTGGCTGCCGATGCTGTCGCGGGTGCTGGGCACGGCGCGGCTGGTGGCCGACGCGGCCGACGGGCAGGGTCTGGTCTACGCGGTCGTGCCGAACGAGGAGTGGACCAGTGCGCGACCTGAAGAGGTCGAGAGCATCGTCGACATCGTCCGGACCACCCAGCAGGCCGAGGTGGCCGCGGTGTTCAAGGAGATCGAGCCGGGGCAGTGGTCGGTGTCGATGCGGTCCAAGTCGCTCGACATCGCGGCCGTCGCCGCCGGCTTCGGCGGAGGCGGTCACCGCCTGGCCGCGGGATACTCGGTGACCGGCAGCGCCGACGATGTCGTGACGGCGCTCCGCACGGTTCTTGGCTGA
- a CDS encoding YlxR family protein, producing MIQRETSARTQKSTNDPAEGPVRTCIGCRRRELAVDLLRVVAVDDGTGHRAVTVDEAKRLPGRGAWLHPDPKCLNDAVRRRAFGRALRITGSPDITAVIERFASTEALDAPGQENR from the coding sequence GTGATCCAGCGCGAGACATCGGCTCGGACGCAGAAAAGCACCAACGACCCTGCTGAGGGCCCGGTGCGGACATGCATCGGATGCCGGCGACGAGAGCTGGCTGTCGATCTGCTTCGAGTTGTCGCTGTCGACGACGGAACCGGCCACCGCGCCGTGACCGTCGACGAAGCGAAGAGACTTCCGGGGCGGGGTGCCTGGCTGCATCCCGATCCGAAGTGTCTGAACGACGCGGTTCGGCGGCGGGCCTTCGGCCGAGCGCTCCGGATCACCGGTTCACCGGACATCACCGCGGTGATCGAACGTTTCGCCTCAACCGAAGCGCTCGACGCACCCGGGCAAGAGAACAGGTAG
- the rimP gene encoding ribosome maturation factor RimP, which produces MAERSAGLPSQRQVIELLDGEFARAGYDIEDVVVDAGARPPRVTVVADADGGLDLDAVAELSRIASTLLDELDSAPYVLEVTSPGVDRPLTTDKHFRRAQGRRVELTLSDGSTLTGRLGELRGTTVAVVVKDGARGAFTLRDVDLDSIAKAVVQVEFSPPSPRELELAGQTGGET; this is translated from the coding sequence GTGGCGGAGCGGTCTGCGGGATTACCGTCGCAACGACAGGTGATCGAATTGCTCGACGGGGAGTTCGCGCGCGCCGGATACGACATCGAAGATGTGGTCGTCGACGCCGGAGCACGGCCGCCGCGGGTGACAGTGGTCGCCGACGCCGACGGCGGGCTTGACCTCGACGCCGTCGCCGAACTGTCCCGGATCGCCTCGACCCTTCTCGACGAACTCGATTCGGCGCCCTACGTCCTCGAGGTGACCTCTCCGGGAGTCGACCGACCGCTGACCACCGACAAGCACTTTCGCCGCGCCCAGGGCCGCCGCGTGGAACTGACGCTGAGCGACGGGTCTACGCTGACCGGCCGGCTGGGCGAACTGCGCGGTACGACTGTCGCCGTGGTCGTCAAAGACGGTGCCCGCGGTGCGTTCACCCTGCGTGATGTCGATCTCGACAGCATCGCCAAAGCCGTTGTCCAGGTGGAGTTCTCGCCACCGAGTCCACGTGAGCTGGAGTTGGCGGGCCAAACCGGAGGAGAGACCTGA